Below is a window of Desmonostoc muscorum LEGE 12446 DNA.
GCACTGATGTACAGTCTATCTTTGGCAACGTCTAAATAAAAGTTGGATAAATCCACCACGCAGAAATTCTGCACTGTTTGGAAGAAACGGAAGAATTGGAAACTCTCAAAGGCTTCCGTCACTTCTGCAAACACCTCAAGGATGCGGTGCAGCATGTATTTATCAAGTTCTGGCAATTCCTCAAAAGGTACTGCGTCTTTTTCTGGGTCAAAATCATCGAGGCTACCCAACAAAAACCGCGCCGTATTGCGAATCTTCCCTCTGACATCATTCAATTGCTTGATGATGTTTTTACCAATGCGGACATCACCTGAGTAATCTACCGATGATACCCACAATCTTAAGACATCTGCACCGTAGGCAGGTTCTACTTTTTGATTTTTCCCGCCTTGAATGATTATATTTGGGTCAACCACATTTCCTTCTGACTTACTCATTTTCCGGCCTTGTTCGTCCAAAGCAAAGCCGTGAGTCAAGACAGTTTTATAAGGCGCACAGTCATTCACCGCCACACTGGTGAGCAAACTTGATTGGAACCAACCGCGATGTTGGTCGGAACCTTCCAAGTATATGTTCACGGGGTAGGATAACTCTGGACGTTGTTTAGCCACAGCTGCCCAAGAGGAGCCAGAATCAAACCATACATCCATTGTGTCTGTACCTCTGCGGTAAGACTTGCCATTTTGAAGATAGGATGCTGGTAATAACTCTTCAACTGCAAGTTCCCACCAAGCATCGGAACCTTTTTCGGCGATAATTCCTTGGACATGGTTGATAATTTCCTCGTTCAGCAACGGTTCCCCGGTGGCTTCATCGTAGAAAACGGGAATGGGTACACCCCAAGCACGTTGACGAGAGATACACCAATCAGAACGTTCCGCCACCATTGGCGTGATGCGATTTTCACCTTGGGCTGGAATCCATTTTACAGTGGCGATCGCCTTTAGTGCTTCCTCCCTAAATCCCTCCACCGAAGCAAACCATTGTTCAGTAGCGCGGAAAATCGTCGGCTTTTTCGTCCGCCAATCATAAGGATACTTATGTTGATAAGGTTCTTCCTTCAACAAAGAACCAGCCGCCGCCAACGCATCAATCACCGCCTGATTCCCGTCACCCAGCACATTTAACCCAGCAAACTCTCCCGCCTCTTGGGTAAAATTCCCGTTATCATCCACCGGTGCAAGGATAGGCAAACCATAACGCTGACCAACAATGTAGTCTTCTTGACCATGCCCAGGAGCAGTATGTACCAACCCAGTACCCGACTCAGTAGTAATATAATCCCCACCCACCACAATCGGACTTTCCCTGTCAAACAAAGGATGACGATAAGTCGTATATTCCAAATCCCTCCCCTTAACCGTAGCTTTCACCGTCAACTCCACCCCCAGCGTCGCAGCCAACCTCTCCACCAACTCCGCCGCCACAATCAAGTATTTAAAATTACTTTGCGCCTTTGCGTCTTTGCGTGAGATTTCCACCACCGCATAATCCAAATCCCCATTCACCGCCACCGCCAAATTCCCCGGAATCGTCCAAGGCGTAGTCGTCCATACAGCCACACCCAAATCCGGCAAATATTCCGCCAACGATGATTTTACCCCTTCCCCAAGACCTGTAACCGCGAACGCCGCATAAATACTCCGGGAAACGTGACCTTCCGGATATTCCAACTCAGCCTCCGCCAAAGCCGTTTTCGAGCTAGGACTCCAGTGAACAGGCTTCAAACCGCGATAGATGTAGCCTTTTAAGAACATCTGACCAAAAACGCCAATTTGAGCCGCTTCATATTCCGGCTTCAGCGTCAGATAAGGATGATCCCAATCACCCCAAACACCGTAGCTTTTAAAACTTTGGCGTTGGTCATCTACCGCAGCTAGGGCATATTCTTTGGCTTTTTGTCGCAGTTGTAAAGGCGTTAAGTTTTGCCGTTCTGCTGACTTCATGTTTTGCAGAACTTTCAACTCAATGGGCAATCCGTGACAATCCCAACCAGGCACGTAGCGAACTTTACGCCCTTGTAGCAGTTGGTAGCGATTAATAATATCTTTAAGAATTTTATTTAAGGCATGACCGATATGAAGTGAGCCATTAGCGTAGGGAGGCCCATCGTGCAGTATAAATAATTCGCCGGGGTTATTTTCAGAGAGGCGATCGTAAATTTTATTATCTTCCCAGAATTTCTGGATTTCCGGCTCGCGCTTGATGGCGTTTGCCCGCATCTCAAAGTTAGTCTTGGGTAGGTTTACAGTATCTTTGTAGTTTCCTGATTCGGTCACAGTGTCATGCCTAAATTAGTTGAGCAGATTTTATCAATTATAGAAGATGAGATGAAGACCAAAAAATCAACTTGACAATTGGTTGGTAAGTTATGATACGGGTTGCGGCGGATAACGTGCCAAAATCCTCGGATTACGGAACGCCGACGAGCGCAAAGGATTATGAGTACTGCTTTTATAAAACTATTTACAGTCAACTTATGGTAGAGTTTCAACTTAAAGCGATCGCTACAGAAGAAGAATGCGATCGCGCTTTAGAAACTAGTTGCCAAGTTCAAAAAATATACTATACTAAGTGTTTCAAATGGTACTTAAGAGAATACAATAAAAACTCGTTGATGCACTTGAAACTCCAGTGATATAGCGGTTTTCACTTGAGTGAGAGATAATCAAATGTACTATAGAGATCAAAGAAGTAAAATTTGTCACTTTAAAGAATAAATTATTCAACCGATTGTTAATATGTAAGTACGCCACGTACATACCTTAAATATGAGCAGCTCTTACAACATTCGTAGTACCAAAATTGGTAACAGTGCAGGCTTTAGGCTACCATCTGAGTTTTATCAAGAGCATCCTCAGTTCGCCAATGCAGATGGCTGGATAGAAGTATTATCACCGGATACTGCAATTCTGCGGATTGTGCCTCAATCAGATGATGATGAAGATGCAGAAGATTCAGTATTAATGCGGCTATTTCTCGATTTTGCAATAACAGAATCGCTGAAAAACAAGACTCTACAACCTTATACAACTGAAATGTCTGAGGCTGCCCATAAACTGATTGCAGATGTAGAATTAGCCGATGAGTCATCAGAAGATGGCGCAGTTTAAGAGTAATGGCTGGGAAGTTTACTTTCATCCGCAATTATTTGGCAGACAGTATCAAGAATTATTTGAGCGCGTTTCCCGTTTGCAGGAACAGTTACCGGAGGGTGCATATAAAACTCATGCAACAGTAAAGTTATTTGCTGCCATTACTGTTGCAATTGAGACGAAGATTACCTCTGATATCATGTCCGGCTAATTAGTTATGATTCCCGAATCTATGCACAAACCCAAAAACCCTGCCCCTCTGCCCCTCTGCCCCTCTGCTGCCTTAATGATAAGTCTTTAACCGGACATGATATGACCCATTTGCGAGTCATTTTGCCTTGACAGGGGCGTTAAAACGCTATGGACGGGTGAAAAAGATGGGCTTACCAGAACGGTATCGGTTATTTTTTCGCGCTTTTGATACAGAAAATTTGAAAGCGATTGTAATTTTGTGGTTAGGGTTTCCACGTAAAGAGGGGGCAAAGGATGACTGCTACCAGGTGTTTACTAAGATGATTGAACGAGGAACATTTCCAGACAGTTTGGATGAGTTACTAGCAGATTGTCAGGTGACGGAGAAAGAAGCAGAGTGAATTTGGATCGCGCAGAGGACAAACTGCAACATTCATTAGTAAAAATGCCCTAAATAATTGCAGAATAAATGCAGTTCGTCATTATTATTACCTGGAAATGCCGACTACACTTGCTGACGCACAAAATTTGCTTTCTGATCTCATTGCCCGTTACTCAGAGCGTGTAGATTATCTGATGATTCGCCTTGAAGAAGCAGAAGGGACTGATATCTTGTTGCGTGGCGACAAGGTAGAAACCCTGAGTGAAGGCATCTCAATTGGTGGACATATTCGCGCTTGTTATAGAACCCATTTGACATCTTGTGAGGTTTTGAATTAAGGTACTCCTCAGCATCTAAAATCCAATACTAATGGCGTATTCCAGCAACCTCACTGATGCAGAATGGGAAATTTTTGAACCCTTATTGCAAGAGATATTACCGACTAAGAAGCAGACTCGACCGACCAACTGGCCAAAGCGAGATATCTTCAATGGAATTCTCTATCAACTAAAAAATGGATGCAATTGGCAAGACTTACCTAAAGACCTCCCCCCTTATTCCACTGTATATTGGCACTACAAACAGTGGCGAGCAGCCGGGGTATTTGAGGAACTGATGAGTGTCTTACATGGACAAGTGCGTGAACAGGTAAAAAAAAAACCGCACTGGACGACATTGATCATCATTGACTCCCAAGCAGTGAAAAATACCTGCAACGCCAGTGTGGAGTCGAAAGGTTTTTGCTTCTACAAAGCCACCAACGGTATTAAAAGGCATTTGGCTATTGACACCCTTGGGTTTCCCTTTTTTACGCTCTGTACTCGCGCCAATGTCTCGGATGATGCCGGATTAATTGAGATGTTTACTCTCAACATCGACTACTTCAAGTCAAAACCTATCGATATTCCCAAGATTACTATCCTGCTAGATCATGGGTATCACCCAGAATATTTGACTCAGGAGTTAGAGCGAATTTACCCAGAGATCATGACCAAAATTCAGTTTCAACTTTCTACGAAACCCTCAAAACAAGAGAAAGCGGCACAAGGAAAATCTGGATTTGTTCCGGCAATAGCTAGATGGGTGATCGAACGCTCCAATGCTTGGATGGAGCGCTGTAAAATTCTGGTTAAGAACTTTGAACGAACCCTGGTTAGTGCCACTGCCAAACTCAATATCTGCTTCATCAGGCTAATGATTAAGAGGCTTGCAGCACCTTCTTAGATGTCAAATGGGTTCTATAAAGGTGGATGGGGGTTGAGTTGCTTTAACCAGTTGTCCACAATTCAGGATCGGATCGAAGAAGCGATCGCTGCGGCGCGGATGGTTGGTGATGAAGAAACTATACTCGCACCCATTGACCCGGTGCAAGTAGTATGCAGTCTGCCGATCATTGGCACCGATCCGCGAAAAATTCCACTTTGGCAGAAAAAAGAATTATGCGATCGCTACACACAATTACTCAAAACCGTCGATCGCCGGATTACCACTACCTCGGTGCGCTATGGAGACAGCGCCCAAAGAGTGATCATCGCCACCTCAGAAGGCACTCTCATTGAGCAATCTTGGGTGGATATGGAAATGCGCTTTGCCGCCACCGCCAAAAATGGCGAAACTGTGCAAACTGGCAGAGAAACCACTGGTTCTCGCAAAGCCTACGAAGATTTAACGAATTTGGATGAACAAGTCCAAAGTGCAGCTCAAAGAGCGATCGCAGCCTTATCTCTGCCATCAGTCAAAGGCAATACCTACACCGTAGTCATTGATCCAGTTCTCACCGGTTTGTTTGTCCACGAAGCCTTCGGACACCTTTCTGAAGCTGATATGGCTTACGAAAACCCCGATTTGCTCGAAGTCATGACCATTGGACGACGATTTGGCCCAGAAGAACTGCAAATTTTTGATGGTGCTGCCCCCGAAGGGCATCGCGGTAGCTATTTTTACGACGATGAAGGCACCCCAGCCACCACTACTCAACTCATTAAAGATGGTGTGTTAGTTGGACGTTTGCATTCTCGTGAAACCGCAGGCAAATTAGACGAAACACCTACGGGTAATGCCCGCTGTCTCAACTACCATTTTACCCCCATTGTGCGAATGACAAATACCTGGATTGAACGGGGTAAAACAGCAGTGGAAGACTTATTTACTGATATCAAAGAAGGAGTATATGCCCGCAATTGGTTGGGTGGAATGACGAATGGCGAAATGTTCACCTTCAGTGCTGGGGAAGCATGGATGATTAGAAACGGTAAAATTGCTGAACCTGTTCGGGATGTGACACTTTCGGGAAATGTATTCCAAACTTTAGCCGATATTGAAGCAATTGGTAATGACTTTTATTGGGATGAATCTGGCGGTTGTGGTAAGGGAGGGCAAAACGGCTTATCAGTGGGTTGTGGTGGTCCAAGTCTCCGAATTCGAGATGTAGTCGTTGGTGGCGAAATATAACAATTATCAGCTGAGAAAAAAGCCTTCTTGGAAAACACGATAATTACCGTTTACGGATTTCCAACAAATAAATTATCAAATTTTGTAGGGTGTGTTATGCCATAGGCTAACGCACCTTTAACTTAAGATTTATCGACACTCTACGATACGCTGCACGTTTACCTAGAGAAGAGTGCCAAGAGGATAAACAGAAAAATTCATAAATCATTTGGGAATGTTATTTGCTTATTAAATGCATATTTGCTTTATATATTCTAATATCCTACATCTTAAATTTAAAGATAACTAAAGATAACTATTGATTATTGTGAATTTCGCCAAGATAAACGAGAAATGAGTTTCACAAAACTGTATGCTGTTACTCAGCCTTCTCATGTAGAGAAATTTGTTATATGGATAAAACTTCAGCGAAGGAAAAAAGTGCAGACTTTTCCCTGCTTGGCAAAAAGAATTTTAGAGTTACAAAAAAACAGATTTTATTTAGTAGTCTCATTCTATTCTTTGGTTTGCTAGGATTGGGTGGTTTCTGGTTTCAATCCAGATATAAATTTGATAATAAGATGACCGTAAAATTACAAGAATTATCTAATGTCGATTATCCAGCCAATCCCGCCCCATTAGGCAAAAACTTTCAAAGATATACCAACCGCAAATTAACAATTATCAAGAGAGATGAGACACATTTCGATTTTGTGCTGGAGCCAACAGACAAAAAAACAGCAAAAATAGTTATCAAAAATGTTGATTTAGAGCTATTAGTTCCCAAAGCACCTGCATGGGTTAAAAAAGATGAAGGTTTAGAAGTAATCGCTTTGACAGATAGGGAATGGAACAGACAACAAGTTAGTTTTCCGGCAAATTCACAAAATATAGAAATTGTTGGAGGAGATGGTTTTGAAAAGCAAAATATCGTTGAAATTGCTTTAGCTAACAATTGCTTAAATGCAGGATATTGGGAAATTTTACTATTTACTAAAGAGGATAGTAATAAAACCCTTTATTATCAAAGTTGGTTTACCTTCCCGATGGGACATTATAAAAATATTTTTGAAAAAATTAATAATATTTCTTATTGGCGGCACTGGTGGAGATTAGAACATTGGCAAGATCCAAACGGCACAATAGTCAAGACCGATCTTCTGAGAAATGTAATCGATGAAAAAGAAGTAGCAAGTCAATTTCCATTAGATGAAAAGATCATCGTGACGGGAGAGCAAAGTAGAAAAGTTAGAACTACCTTAGCGAAAAATATCACAACTTGGAGAGATTTTTACGATAACAACAATGAAATCAAATTCGCCAGTTTTCGTCCGCCGGGATTCTACGATCAAAATAAGCCCTGGGGAAATCAATACTGGAGAATAGGTAAATTTGAAAAAGCGATTTTCAGGAACATTAAACCGATTGGTGTTGAGCCAAATTTACAAGAAGTTGAGTTAGTATTCAAAGACACTAAGAATGGTGAACAAAATAGATTATTCATCAGTGGTGTTAATCTCAAAAAGCTTCCTCAATTGCCTGTAGAAGACTACTCTAAAGGCTTATATATGCCAATGGGAATTGGCATACCTCCGTTTTATCAAAGCTACGAAGAATTAACCAAGAATCATCCAGATGTTAGCCCCTTCTTTAGTGTGTTACTAGATCCACAGGATCGGTGGATAGATCATCATCACTTAGCAGTTGATGGTTCAGTGATGCACCTTGATAAACAGAACCCAAATCTGTTGCATATTTACTTGTTATCCTACGAAAGGAATACTTTAATAGCTCATTTCTTGCTTAATTTGGAATAGATGCATCAGAATTCAGGAGTCTGAATTCTGAATTCAGGAGTTATACTATTTCACTTTAATAATGATACAAACACGTGGGTAGGGGTTTAGCAGTGCTAAACCCCTACGAAAAATCTATGCGTATCAGGATTTTCGTAAAATGCTATCAGGAGTCAGAAGTAAATTAGTTTAGACTTGGATTTTTTAGGGCTGCATCTACCTGTTTTAGTAGTGCTTTTAGAGTAGAAGAGTTATCTAAAACCACATCTGCACGAGCCACTTTTTCTGCGATAGATAATTGACTATTGATGCGAGCTTGTGCTTGTTCTTTATTTAAATGATTTCGTTGGATCAATCTTTGTAGTTGTTGTTCTTCGGAACAATGTAGTACCCAAATTTCTGTAACCAAATCAGTCATTCCAGCTTCAAATAACAGAGGCACAACTAACACCAGTGTTTGTGAAGAAGACTGAGTAATTGCTTGCAAAAAGCGATCGCGCACATCAGGATGAATCAAACTCTCTACCCAGTTACGTTCATCTTCACGATTAAAGATAATTTCGCCTAGCTTTTGGCGGTTGAGGTTGCCATCTGGTAGTAAAATTTGTTGCCCGTAACGTTTGGCGATCGCACCCAGAATAGGCGAACCTACAGATACCGCCTCTCTAGCATAAATATCTGCATCCAAAATCGGCAGATTATAAGTGCTAGCTAAATAATTTGTGACAGTGGTTTTGCCTGTAGCAATACCTCCAGTTAAGCCGATTATCCGTTTTGTCATTTGTCATTTGTTATTTGTCATTGGGCATTGGGCATGGGGCATGGGGCATTGGAAGTGTGGGAGGTGTGGGAGGATGGGGAAGAAATCTTTCCCCCCTCTCTCCCCACACTCCCCCATCCCCCTTATCCCTCTCATCTCCCCATCTCCCCACTCCCTGCTCCCTCATCTCCCTGCCCACATTATCAATGCTTCGGTTAAACCATCTAAAGTATATTCTTGGGCTTCGACATCTGTGCGTCCGAATAAAGAATGGCAAGTTTGGGAGGTTTGAGGGCCAATAGAAGCAATACAAACACCATCTAAGAAATGACTATTATTAGAGTTACTCGGAAATATCTTATTAGTAAGTTGGCAGAAAAATTGCACAGTTTTAGAACTGGCAAAGGTAATTACATCTATCTTGCGATTTTGCAGAGCTAATTCTGCCGCAGCGGGGATACTGCTAGGACAACAAGATTGATAGGCGGCAACTTCTATAACTTCTGCTCCTTTGGCAGTTAATTCTTTAACTAAAATTTCTCTACCGCCGCTTTCAACTCTGGGAAATAAAACCTTTTTACCAGACAATTCTTCTGGAAAATTTTCCACTAAAGAATCGGCGACAAAGTTGGGGGGAATAAAATCTGGTTGCAGAGAATATTGTTTGAGACATTGCGCTGTTTTTTCACCAACAACAGCAATTTTCACACCAGCTAATGCACGGCTATCTTTACCTTGGGCAATTAGTCTGGTAAAAAAGTAGTCTACGCCATTGCCAGAAGTGAGAATTAACCAGTTGAAGTTAGATAAATTAGCGATCGCATGATCTAAACCTTCCCAACTCGAAGGCGGGCCAATTTCTAAGGTAGGCATTTCGATGACAGTTGCACCCAAGGACATGAGGCGATAGCTAAATTGATTCGACTGTCCCACTGAACGTGTCACCAGAATTGTTTTGCCAGCAAGGGGAAGGGGAGATGAGGGAGAGGGGGGGAGGTTGGTTGACATAGGGTGGGCTATGGGAATACTGGCGTGACTTTCTCTATATATATTCTCAGGTTGCAAGTACTTGCGTAGCCCAACAACTTCGCCAATTACAATTACGGCTGGGGAAAGAGATAATCCAGTGATTTGTTCGGAGATATTGCCCAGTTGTGCTATCCAAATTTGTTGCTGTGGAGTTCCTGCCCAACGGATGATGGCTATGGGTGTTAAATGCGATCGCCCGTATCGCAACAGCTGATGTACAATTTCCCCTAGATGTAGTCCTCCCATCAAAATTACTAGTGTTTCTAACCGCGATAGCGCCTCCCAATCTAAAGCCTCTGGTTCGTGAGCTGTAAACACTGCAAAAGTGCGACTTAAAACCGGATCTGTTAGGGGAATTCCTGCCAACAACGGTGCTGCAAGGGCTGAGGAAATTCCTGGTACTAGTTCAAAATCACAACCAGATGCGATCATTGCTTCCATTTCCGAAGTGCAACGCCCAAAAATCAAGGGATCGCCTGATTTGAGCCGTACAACTTGTTTCCCTTCCTGGCAGTACTTTACCAGTAACTTGTTAATTTGTCCTTGGCTTGTGCTGGGTTTACCAGCACGTTTGCCCACATCTAATTTCAAGCAATCAGCTGGTACACACTGCAATAATCGAGCATCTACCAAAGCATCGTAGACTAACACCTCAGCAGTGGCCAAGAGATTGTAAGCTTTTACCGTCAGGTACCCCACATCTCCAGGCCCAGCACCTACAAGGTAGACTTTGCCTCTGTCATTTGTCATTTGTTTTTCTTTGCGTCTTTGCGTCTCCTCATCGCCACTCCCCACTCCCTACTCCCCACTCCCCTTAATTTTTTCAATTAGCTGATCAATTCGCTCAACCATCTCATTATTTTCCTCAGCTTGGAATAATTCTCTGGCTTTTTTGAAATTAACGATCGCTTCTTCTATTTGTTGTTCTCTTCCCAGACTGATGCCGAGATTATAGTAAGCGTATGCATAATCGGGTACGAGGCTAATGGCTTTTTTATAATGTGCGATCGCTTCTTGAGGCTTACCTTGATCGTCCATAGCGTTTGCCAAACCCGTATGAGCTTGTGCATGTTTGGGATCGAGGCGAATTGCTTGGGTATAGTCGGCCACTGCTTCGGCTAACTTGCCTTGAGCGTAAAAAGCACTTGCTAAATTATAGTGAGCGTCTGCATCTTGGGAATCAATGCTAATGGCTTGTTGATACTGGGCGATCGCTTCTTCTAGTTTGCCTTCAGCATATAGAACATTTCCCAAGGCATTATAACTTGCGGCATTTTTCGGTTCAAGGCGAATGGCTGTTGTATATTCTGCCACAGCTTCTGCTGGCTTTCCTTGAGCATATAAAGCGTTTCCTAAGTAATAGTGAGCTTCTGCATGTTTGGGATCAAAGCTAATAGCTTGTTTGTATTCGGTAATTGCTTCTGGAAATTTGCCTTGAACGTAGAGAGAATTTCCTAAATGAAAGTGGGCTTTGGCAGATTTAGGATCGAGGCTGATGGCTTTTTGATATTGTGCGATCGCTTCTTGTAATTTACCTTCATCGTCGAGAGTATTTCCCAAAGCCACATAAGCTTCTACAAATTTTGGTTCCAGTTCAATTGCTTTCCGAAAAGCCGCTTCTGCTCCTTTTAAATCCCCTTGTTTGTAGAGATTAGTTCCTTGTTCAAAGTTAGTAACTGCCTTTTTATTCTGAGGAACTGCGGCTTGAGCAGAGTTTTGAACTATTGCTAGTAGCGTTTCCCGAGCTACTGAGTAGGGGCACGGCACTGCCGTGCCCCTACACCTGGTGATATAATGTCGTACCGCATCTGAATGGGAACCGCTAAAAACAACCCCAACATCTTTACCAAAAGCACTATTCGCATTGCTCAAACACCCGAAAATAATAGCTACTGCCAGTAGATTCTTACTTTTTAGCATTTTTGTTATTTTAATTGCTGAATTTACAAGTAACTGTAATTGAATATAATTTTCCATTTTTACACACTTGATTCAATTATTTAGATATTGCAAAAACAATTCATTTGTTAGTTTTTATATTTCTATTAATACAATGTAAATAAAATGTAAAATTACTATACTTCATTATACCTATTTGAGAAACTCAGAGATTAGTTCAAACAAATTATTACATATCACAAATTGACGATATATACAAGATTTATTTTTGATATAAAGATTGCATAAATTTGAATTATAAATATTGTGCTGATTTGAAAACTAATGTTAAAATCCGCTCGTAAAAGTTTCAGACGATTGATTAATAAACCTAGACCTGGCGAGGTTGAGGCAGAATCTTATCTGTCTGATTACACATGCAATTTTTTTATGCTCAACAACATTTTTAGTCACAAGTTTAACACTCTTGTTCGGACAGTTGCAGTAGTTAGTATAGGTTTCGCAACAACCTGGGGAGTTGCGATGGATTCTGCTAAGGCTGTAGGATTCACTGTGGATTCCGTAACTCTCGGATCTCTAACAGATGGTTCAGACTCAACTGTTAATGGTGTTACCTATTTGAATCAGTCATTGCCAATCACTGGTTTGAGTGCAAACTCTACTAATTGGACACCAGATATATTTGCTTCCCCTGTTATAACTCTCAGAAGAGGTGGTTATGCAGCAACAGACAACTTCGGTAACTTCAATAATAGACAAATAGCTTGGGGTGAGCGATTACCAGGAGATCCAGATTCAATTGTCCGAATTCCCCAACCAACAAATACTCAGGCAGTGTTGAGCCAAAATAATATTCTTCAAGGTAGTGACAACGTATTCGTCAATACTGGTTACATTAATGGCATCCAAACTGACATTGAACGAGTTGATTTTGTATTCAACACAGAAGTTGAGACTTCTGACAAACAAGCAATTACTATTTTTGATCGAGGTCTTAATACCGCGCACGACTCATTCCAAATCGCTCCTATTTTGAGCGTTGATAGTGCTGGAAATCCCACAATTTATGGCTCTTTGATTTCAATTGCTGCTGGCTGGGGACAAACTAATCTAAGACCTGGTGGTGCTGCTGACAATAATGTGAATTCCACAGTTCTGACTGACAGCACGGGTGCTTTCGGCAATGTTTTAAGCGTTACTCAACAAGTTGGTGGCTTGCTAATTCCTCTTTCTGAATTGGCAACAACAGGTAGCAAAATCTACGGCTACTCACTATTTTCTCCAGATGTAAATGATGGAGGTAATCCAATTAACCTGCTTGATTGGACAAATGCATCTGTATTTCCTCAAGATACTCCTAACAGTGTCGGCGGTATTGACTTAGTAGCGACTAATTTAGGTGTTGTGAAGGCTGTTCCAGAACCATCATTTGTAGCTGGCGTGCTTCTATTTAGCACCTTTGTAATTGCTGGCAAATTGAAAAACAGAGGTCATAAAAATAGCAACGCTTAATCTCATATCTTGCACTAGGCGACTGGAAGTCGCGGCTACACAGACAAAACCCGCCTACGCGGGTTAAAAGCCTTGATTTTCTGTTAGTCCGCGTAGGCCGACTTCCTTTGTGTGCAAGATGAACCGCGATTTTTAATCGCTGGGCTAGGTGCTGAGTTACTTAGTACTAATTTTATCTAACAACTGAGCGATTCTTGCAGCTTTTTCAGGTTGCCGTTGTTTTTGTAATAACTCTTTGGCTTGTAGCAGATTATTTTTAGCTTCTTCTGGTTTCTCTTGTTGCATTAAAATATTCGCCAGACGCAAATAAGCATCAGGATTTTTTGGGCTGCGGCGAATCACTTCGGAAAATAATTCTGTTGCCTCTTCTACTTGGCCTTGCTGCTTTAAAACATCTCCCAGAAATAAGCGCACCACATCATTAGTAGAGTTGAGAGAAATAACTTTGCGAAAAGCTGCTTCTGCACCTTGGTAATCTTTTGCTTGAGCAAGATTGATTCCTTTTTGAAATAACTCTGAGGTAATCAAAGTT
It encodes the following:
- a CDS encoding tetratricopeptide repeat protein — translated: MLETLPINSIIAGSIVAFSLGILGYFAWKTLITSELFQKGINLAQAKDYQGAEAAFRKVISLNSTNDVVRLFLGDVLKQQGQVEEATELFSEVIRRSPKNPDAYLRLANILMQQEKPEEAKNNLLQAKELLQKQRQPEKAARIAQLLDKISTK
- a CDS encoding tetratricopeptide repeat protein; the protein is MLKSKNLLAVAIIFGCLSNANSAFGKDVGVVFSGSHSDAVRHYITRCRGTAVPCPYSVARETLLAIVQNSAQAAVPQNKKAVTNFEQGTNLYKQGDLKGAEAAFRKAIELEPKFVEAYVALGNTLDDEGKLQEAIAQYQKAISLDPKSAKAHFHLGNSLYVQGKFPEAITEYKQAISFDPKHAEAHYYLGNALYAQGKPAEAVAEYTTAIRLEPKNAASYNALGNVLYAEGKLEEAIAQYQQAISIDSQDADAHYNLASAFYAQGKLAEAVADYTQAIRLDPKHAQAHTGLANAMDDQGKPQEAIAHYKKAISLVPDYAYAYYNLGISLGREQQIEEAIVNFKKARELFQAEENNEMVERIDQLIEKIKGSGE